The Apium graveolens cultivar Ventura unplaced genomic scaffold, ASM990537v1 ctg5279, whole genome shotgun sequence genome contains a region encoding:
- the LOC141702551 gene encoding protein FAR1-RELATED SEQUENCE 5-like produces MGPKFRECSSCGDSSHISCLVGDYVSNGGNSLSESEISISRFNITHGGHKYYIPKYSGDISKPEVNQSFDSLEKGIEFYKEYGRLSRFNVRLNIEMKDDRDEIILRKYIICGRVGFNDLPRNLDQSSSKIVKRRRTVSGRCGCKAICVFKRIGPTMNIGTSKSFTLMKEHVGGYGNIGASVHDFQNFNRDLRCYVGEADAQILLEKFKVLHETCESFYYAYDIYCEGHLTNLFWADATARRNYELNGDVVSFDAIFNTNRYNMIFAPFTGVDKHDLCVTFAACLLCHAMKAAVPEVFKATNEYPATKHRLCMWHIIQKSPLKLGNRLCKETDFMEKMKKFIWSSTIEPDEFESGWLSVMKEFKLEWNKWLGKMYSLRKSWIPPYF; encoded by the exons ATGGGACCAAAATTTCGAGAGT GTTCCAGTTGCGGTGATTCGTCTCATATTAGCTGTTTAGTAGGTGATTATGTATCTAATGGCGGTAACAGTTTATCTGAAAGTGAGATTTCTATTTCGCGTTTTAATATTACACATGGTGGTCATAAGTATTACATTCCAAAGTATAGTGGTGATATTTCTAAACCAGAGGTTAATCAGAGTTTTGATAGTTTGGAAAAAGGTATTGAATTTTACAAGGAATATGGGAGGTTGTCTAGATTTAATGTGAGGTTGAATATTGAAATGAAAGATGATAGGGATGAaataattttgagaaaatatattATTTGTGGGAGAGTTGGTTTTAATGATCTGCCTAGAAATTTAGATCAAAGTTCTAGTAAAATTGTTAAGCGTAGGAGGACTGTTTCAGGGAGGTGCGGATGTAAAGCAATATGTGTTTTCAAACGTATTGGTCCGACAA TGAATATTGGTACTAGTAAATCTTTTACTTTGATGAAGGAACATGTTGGTGGTTATGGCAATATTGGTGCTTCGGTacatgattttcagaattttaatagAGATTTAAGGTGTTATGTTGGTGAGGCTGATGCACAGATATTGCTGGAAAAGTTTAAAGTTTTACATGAGACATGTGAATCATTTTATTATGCATATGATATTTATTGTGAGGGTCATTTAACGAATCTATTTTGGGCTGATGCTACTGCTAGAAGAAATTATGAATTAAATGGAGATGTTGTATCCTTTGATGCTATATTTAATACAAATCG GTATAACATGATCTTTGCTCCTTTTACCGGTGTGGATAAACATGATCTATGTGTCACATTTGCTGCATGTCTTCTT TGTCATGCAATGAAAGCTGCTGTTCCTGAAGTTTTTAAAGCAACCAATGAATATCCTGCCACTAAGCATCGTTTATGCATGTGGCATATAATCCAGAAATCCCCTCTTAAG CTTGGCAATCGATTGTGTAAGGAAACTGACTTTatggagaagatgaagaaatttatCTGGTCTTCAACTATTGAGCCTGATGAGTTTGAATCAGGGTGGTTATCAGTTATGAAAGAGTTTAAACTTGAATGGAACAAGTGGTTAGGAAAAATGTATTCGCTTAGAAAGTCTTGGATTCCTCCGTATTTTTGA
- the LOC141702552 gene encoding two-component response regulator ARR12-like: MEISKLNNQNNGSNNGSTREKMVTILVVDDDRTCLSLIASLLKGCAYRVLTAKDPLDALRILRTGVIKFDLVVSDVHMPGMDGFELQRWIHQDFQLPVLYSSVNDLHQQTNQTLEILLLVMSGDREASNLCEGSQSGASLFVVKPITTEDMKSIWDFVNQWKKNLAKGKNLVSDDSSAKDNEDDTGNKLYEKKSKRKLQITDNEDHNHGKNRVLKDKAFLTKKNKLNWTPFLHDKFVRAVQHLGPQGSIPRNIVTVMNVPRLRREQVASHLQVSSSPLFSPFLLCDENF; this comes from the exons ATGGAGATTTCTAAGTTAAATAATCAAAACAATGGTTCTAACAATGGAAGTACTAGGGAAAAAATGGTGACCATTTTGGTGGTGGACGATGATAGAACCTGCTTATCTCTTATTGCTAGTTTGCTAAAGGGATGCGCCTATCGAG TATTGACTGCCAAGGATCCTCTGGATGCTTTGCGCATCCTACGGACTGGAGTCATTAAGTTTGATCTGGTGGTATCTGATGTCCACATGCCAGGCATGGATGGGTTTGAACTACAAAGATGGATTCATCAAGATTTTCAATTACCGGTT TTGTACAGTTCCGTCAATGATCTTCACCAACAGACTAATCAAACTCTTGAAATTTTATTGTTAGTGATGTCAGGTGACAGAGAAGCTAGTAATCTATGCGAGGGAAGTCAGAGTGGAGCTTCCCTTTTCGTAGTTAAGCCCATTACTACAGAAGACATGAAATCAATATGGGATTTTGTGAACCAATGGAAAAAGAATCTAGCTAAAGGGAAAAACTTAGTATCTGATGATAGTTCTGCTAAGGACAATGAAGATGACACTGGTAATAAGttatatgaaaagaaatcgaagcGAAAGCTTCAGATAACTGATAATGAAGATCATAATCATGGCAAAAACAGAGTTCTGAAAGACAAAGCTTTTCTAACAAAAAAGAACAAGCTTAATTGGACACCTTTTCTCCATGACAAGTTTGTAAGAGCTGTGCAGCATCTAGGGCCTCAAG GATCTATTCCGAGGAACATTGTTACCGTAATGAATGTGCCTCGACTGAGGAGGGAACAAGTAGCCAGTCACTTGCAAGTTAGTTCCTCCCCCCTCTTTTCTCCTTTTCTTCTGTGTGACGAGAATTTCTAA
- the LOC141702553 gene encoding uncharacterized protein LOC141702553 encodes MRKNNKGGADVSLSQRARSNSEYQSRESGRNWRDKSKVRYFNCGAYGHYAAECKKPRRDKDQKEEVNMVQMQDDEPALLMTEFEENNEKVMLLNEDKSWTRTLQGTNFGDGSVMHIKGKGSVILCCKNGGERILREVNYIPTLCNNIISLGQMSEEGNKVILNGEYLWVYDKENLLLMKVKRSMNRLYKIIIDSRKSSCLLSKCDEISWFWHSRLGHVNFKAMSLMSSNQMVRG; translated from the exons ATGCGGAAAAACAACAAGGGTGGAGCCGATGTGTCCTTGAGCCAGAGAGCCAGGAGTAACAGTGAATATCAAAGTAGAGAGTCCGGACGTAATTGGCGTGACAAGAGTAAAGTCCGGTATTTTAATTGTGGCGCATATGGTCATTATGCGGCTGAATGTAAGAAGCCTAGACGAGATAAGGATCAGAAGGAAGAAGTAAATATGGTGCAGATGCAGGATGATGAACCTGCTTTGCTAATGACAGAGtttgaagaaaataatgaaaaagtGATGCTGCTCAATGAAGATAAA AGTTGGACGAGAACATTACAGGGTACCAATTTTGGAGATGGTTCTGTCATGCACATTAAGGGAAAGGGTTCAGTAATTCTATGCTGCAAAAATGGAGGGGAAAGAATTCTTCGTGAGGTAAACTACATTCCCACTCTTTGCAATAACATTATTAGTCTTGGGCAAATGTCGGAGGAAGGAAATAAGGTGATTCTCAATGGCGAGTATCTATGGGTTTATGATAAAGAAAATTTGTTATTAATGAAGGTCAAGAGATCGATGAATAGGTTGTATAAAATCATTATAGACAGTAGGAAATCAAGTTGTTTGCTATCAAAGTGTGATGAAATCTCGTGGTTTTGGCACTCTAGGCTTGGCCATGTAAATTTTAAAGCGATGTCGTTGATGTCCTCAAATCAGATGGTGCGGGGCTAG